In Tachysurus vachellii isolate PV-2020 chromosome 1, HZAU_Pvac_v1, whole genome shotgun sequence, a genomic segment contains:
- the si:dkey-10o6.2 gene encoding uncharacterized protein si:dkey-10o6.2, giving the protein MAFIPVVDFEVYKLGTSDVTDKNLQELCEGIRKAFTEVGFVYLKNTGIEQKEVDRVMDISKKFFLLPEEKKRPYSRGSYANNGNHGWVSSETESLNPQRPGDLKEAFNTASLQPDINWPSDGFRDTKVDFFMRCKELSLRVLKVMALSLGLDSEVFLKAHNYIGSDDNGTTLRSLYYAPVKAECAKKDQIRCGEHSDYGSITLVFQSQEAGLQVLNKNHEFISVPSIPGTVLINIADLMQRWTSDVFVSAIHRVLLPPGNDSSTRQSLAFFVQPDNDAIVKCCDGSDKYPPVNSLDYLLSRFNLSYGKK; this is encoded by the exons ATGGCATTTATACCTGTGGTTGACTTCGAAGTCTACAAACTTGGTACCAGCGACGTCACTGACAAGAACTTGCAAGAGTTATGCGAAGGAATTCGAAAGGCCTTTACTGAAGTGGGGTTTGTGTATCTCAAAAACACTGGAATAGAGCAGAAAGAG GTGGATCGTGTCATGGACATTTCTAAGAAGTTCTTCCTTCTTcctgaagagaagaaaagacccTACAGTAGGGGCAGTTACGCAAATAACGGCAATCACGGATGGGTGTCCTCCGAAACAGAAAG TTTAAATCCTCAACGTCCAGGAGACTTGAAGGAGGCCTTTAATACTGCATCCTTACAGCCTGATATT AATTGGCCCTCAGATGGCTTTCGTGATACCAAAGTGGACTTTTTCATGCGCTGTAAGGAGCTCTCTCTCCGTGTACTGAAGGTCATGGCTCTCAGTTTAGGCCTGGATTCAGAGGTTTTTCTCAAAGCACACAACTACATTGGAA GTGATGATAATGGCACCACCCTGCGCTCTCTGTATTATGCTCCGGTGAAGGCTGAGTGTGCGAAGAAAGATCAGATCCGCTGTGGTGAGCATTCAGACTATGGCAGCATCACTCTAGTCTTCCAGAGCCAAGAGGCAGGGCTACAG GTATTAAACAAGAATCATGAGTTTATCTCAGTCCCAAGCATCCCTGGAACAGTGCTGATCAACATCGCAGATCTGATGCAGAGGTGGACCAGTGACGTGTTTGTATCtgct ATACACAGAGTTCTACTACCTCCCGGGAATGACTCAAGCACAAGGCAGTCGTTGGCGTTCTTCGTGCAGCCGGATAACGATGCCATCGTTAAGTGTTGTGATGGCTCAGACAAATATCCTCCTGTGAACTCTCTGGATTATCTGCTGTCAAGATTCAACCTCAGTTATGGCAAGAAATAG
- the ncstn gene encoding nicastrin: MGPISSKWFQSLLICFFYTHVSCSSVEQKIYVALNKTTPCVRLLNATHQIGCQSSISGDTGVLHVLETEDDLDWIINTGPHAPYMVLMESPAFTSSMMMKLKNSTRVAGAAVIHMSTPPDKGFSPHTSCPNQNTGVYSESYGPDLANCSTTVWNPLGNGLSYEDFPFPIFSLANNNETQVIRKCYEDHNMRVNGSAPEYPLCAMQLFSHMHAVTDTVTCMRRTDLQNSFSINPEQLCDPLVDYNVWATIRPINASTKGHKPNESMVIAATRLDGRSFFYDVAPSAEGTVSGIVTLLAAAEALRSVTQVAPPPRNIFFVFFQGEAFDYIGSSRMVYDMQNNKSVIDFDNVHSFLEIGQVGLWNKQNLWMHSDPISRMNDTVNEEVTSLMSNIKSAASMLNLTLDEPNATQALPPSSFQRFLRVRPIPGVVLADHQSSFINKYYESLYDTAEYLNVSYPPNLSPEEQLEYETEAAKSLAEVATLVARSLYIQAGGENSMLKNITTDTKTMAKLLYGFLVKSNNSWFRSLLPQHVVSKESNSILGSGPPQYYVSLTQNQQPKSVTMFVKYILANMTGTATNLNESQCQNPKDVPGESKDLYMYDWVSGPASENHTAGEPFCVRAPVRLAKAVSPAFELRQYGSREYSTWTESRWKNINARIFLVASPQLQMLTLGVGIAVLLVSLVATYFISSKADILFSSAHDAPNTTY; the protein is encoded by the exons ATGGGACCGATATCTTCAAAATGGTTTCAGTCTttgcttatttgtttcttttacacAC ATGTAAGCTGTAGCTCTGTGGAGCAGAAGATCTACGTGGCACTGAACAAGACGACTCCCTGCGTCCGTCTTCTCAACGCTACCCATCAGATCGGGTGTCAGT CGTCCATATCCGGAGACACAGGGGTTCTCCATGTGCTGGAGACGGAAGACGACCTGGACTGGATCATCAACACAGGACCTCATGCTCCATACATGGTACTCATGGAGTCACCCGCCTTCACCAG CTCCATGATGATGAAGCTGAAGAACTCCACCCGGGTTGCAGGAGCGGCGGTCATTCACATGAGCACACCTCCAGATAAAGGATTCTCTCCTCACACGTCGTGTCCCAACCAGAACACAG GGGTGTACAGCGAGAGCTACGGCCCTGATCTGGCCAACTGCAGCACTACAGTGTGGAACCCTCTCGGGAACGGCTTGTCCTACGAAGACTTTCCTTTCCCTATTTTCTCTCTTGCCAACAACAACGAGACCCAAGTCATCCGCAAG tGTTATGAGGATCACAACATGCGTGTGAACGGCAGCGCTCCTGAGTACCCCCTGTGTGCCATGCAGCTCTTCTCTCACATGCACGCAGTCACAGACACAGTGACCTGCATGCGACGCACAGACCTGCAGAACAGCTTCAGCATTAacccag AGCAACTGTGCGATCCTCTAGTGGACTACAACGTGTGGGCGACCATCCGACCCATTAACGCCTCCACCAAGGGACACAAACCGAATGAGAGCATGGTCATTGCAGCAACCAGG ttggACGGGCGATCGTTTTTCTACGACGTCGCTCCATCGGCAGAGGGAACAGTCTCTGGCATCGTGACACTGCTGGCCGCCGCGGAGGCTCTCCGCTCTGTCACTCAAGTGGCTCCGCCCCCACgcaatattttctttgtttttttccagggg GAAGCGTTCGATTACATCGGTAGCTCACGGATGGTGTACGATATGCAGAACAATAAATCTGTCATCGATTTCGACAACGTGCACTCTTTCCTGGAGATTGGGCAG GTGGGGTTGTGGAATAAACAGAACCTGTGGATGCATTCGGATCCCATATCTCGGATGAACGACACGGTGAACGAGGAG GTCACATCTCTGATGTCTAACATTAAGTCTGCAGCCTCCATGTTGAATCTGACGTTGGACGAACCGAACGCCACGCAGGCCTTACCTCCATCCTCCTTTCAGCGCTTTCTGAGGGTTCGGCCAATCCCGGGAGTGGTGCTGGCAGACCATCAGTCCTCTTTTATCAACAA GTATTACGAGAGTCTGTATGACACAGCAGAGTACCTGAATGTGAGCTACCCTCCTAACCTGAGCCCAGAGGAGCAGCTAGAGTACGAGACAGAGGCTGCTAAG TCTCTGGCTGAAGTGGCTACTCTGGTCGCTCGCTCACTGTATATACAGGCTGGAGGAGAAAACAGCATGCTTAAGAACATCACTACTGATACAAAGACC ATGGCCAAGTTGCTGTATGGCTTTCTGGTTAAGTCTAATAACAGCTGGTTCCGTTCCTTGCTGCCCCAACACGTGGTGTCAAAAGAGAGCAATTCCAttttag GTTCAGGTCCTCCTCAGTACTACGTCAGCCTGACACAGAACCAACAACCTAAGAGTGTGACCATGTTTGTGAAGTACATTCTGGCCAATATGACCGGAACAGCCACCAACCTGAACGAGAGCCAGTGCCAGAATCCGAAAGACGTTCCCGGCGAGAGCAAAGAC CTCTACATGTACGATTGGGTGTCTGGACCTGCGTCAGAGAACCACACGGCAGGAGAACCGTTTTGTGTACGTGCACCCGTGCGCCTGGCGAAAGCGGTGTCCCCCGCATTCGAGCTTCGGCAGTACGGGTCCAGAGAGTACTCCACGTGGACAGAGTCACGCTGGAAGAACATCAACGCGCGAATCTTTCTAGTCGCAAGTCCACAATTACAG ATGCTGACACTAGGCGTGGGCATAGCTGTTTTGCTGGTATCTCTGGTGGCGACTTACTTTATCAGCTCAAAGGCGGACATTCTGTTTAGTTCTGCACACGATGCCCCAAATACCACCTACTGA
- the LOC132845668 gene encoding zinc finger and SCAN domain-containing protein 21-like, protein MMDNMSSGVALQKQIASIMDELAKAAVAEISKVVDDGVVMLRLEICEREHEIDSLKRNLQMVSEELRETRRALVRQCASSARPRQTLKGAKENDQRDKGRDPGTEDSDKPSDDASASRVVVKLERMDDEQVVEDGNHATRTEPELHSGSADDDQLAQVWSSENNNTETHDRHFYSRQDRSQRKTEHCSEGEQTNDSLLGRAEMQGLSGEEELSVDSLHAATDELLRAQPRSHTHNSLVHPPPDCQGDFGAFALSVASRGRQMVGTALQKRRFACAFCSKSFDRLSHLDRHQRIHTGEKPFSCMLCGRCFTQKSSLKSHLKTHRGFTGDLDAASLLPSENNLFSDEWNMATHCEEQLAHNFDQNAEELDSHSTYLSQEGVHFINVDEESMHQTYRDQIRNFSAEKNKKPDLPEPVEKNRQEAEDDEDPVLSDCRLDEPRHSGSESILDEEDAQAHSLNAASFRKDSMESECISTTEQTSAQNQQRLESTSAVLLMWGASEANSVPAAQIHVKQEEEDESRSDHQESSLNLEESYDPNTASPLDQNSTSESLRATETAALPDFPYDTLPQRQRILNGRERRFLCVLCGKSFDRLSHLDRHQRVHTGEKPYSCGTCGRSFTQKSSLKGHMRTHTGEHGFSCSQCGMSFPTRASRYRHHCN, encoded by the exons ATGATGGACAACATGTCCAGCGGTGTCGCTCTTCAAAAGCAAATAGCATCGATCATGGACGAGCTCGCCAAAGCCGCGGTGGCTGAAATCAGCAAAGTGGTGGACGATGGCGTCGTTATGTTGCGGCTGGAGATCTGCGAGCGCGAGCACGAGATCGACTCGTTAAAGCGGAATCTGCAGATGGTGTCCGAGGAGCTGCGCGAGACCCGGCGCGCGCTCGTCCGGCAGTGCGCGAGCTCCGCGCGCCCCAGACAGACGCTCAAAG GTGCCAAAGAAAATGATCAAAGAGACAAAGGAAGAGATCCAGGAACGGAGGACTCAGACAAGCCTAGCGATGACGCTTCGGCATCCAGAGTGGTTGTAAAGCTTGAAAGGATGGATGACGAGCAGGTGGTAGAAGATGGAAACCACGCCACCAGAACCGAGCCTGAACTACACTCTGGTTCTGCTGATGATGACCAACTGGCCCAGGTATGGTCATCAGAGAACAACAACACTGAGACGCACGACCGGCATTTCTATTCCAGACAGGATCGGTCTCAACGCAAGACGGAACATTGTTCAGAGGGAGAGCAGACTAACGACTCCCTTTTGGGCAGAGCAGAAATGCAGGGCCTGAGTGGAGAAGAGGAACTGTCAGTGGATAGCCTGCATGCAGCTACAGATGAGCTGCTGAGAGCGCAgccacgctctcacacacacaactctctcgTGCACCCACCTCCCGATTGTCAGGGTGATTTCGGTGCATTTGCACTGAGCGTAGCTTCCAGAGGGAGGCAGATGGTTGGGACGGCTTTGCAGAAGAGACGATTCGCCTGCGCCTTTTGTAGCAAGAGCTTTGATCGACTCAGTCATCTTGACAGACATCAGCGCATACACACAGGAGAAAAACCCTTCAGCTGCATGTTATGTGGTCGATGCTTCACCCAGAAAAGCAGCTTAAAAAGCCACCTGAAGACTCACAGAG gaTTCACTGGAGACTTAGATGCAGCATCTTTGTTGCCAAGTGAAAACAATCTCTTCAGCGATGAGTGGAATATGGCGACTCACTGTGAAGAGCAGCTCGCGCACAACTTTGACCAAAACGCAGAAGAACTTGATTCACACTCAACCTACCTGAGCCAAGAAGGTGTTCACTTCATAAACGTAGATGAAGAAAGCATGCACCAAACATATAGAGATCAGATTAGAAACTTctctgcagaaaaaaacaagaaacctGATCTACCTGAGCCAGTTGAGAAGAATAGACAGGAAGCGGAGGACGATGAAGATCCGGTGTTATCTGATTGTCGGCTGGACGAACCTCGGCACTCTGGGTCTGAGAGTATCCTTGATGAGGAAGATGCTCAAGCACACTCGTTGAATGCAGCAAGCTTTAGGAAAGATTCGATGGAATCTGAATGCATTAGTACAACCGAGCAAACCTCAGCTCAAAACCAACAGCGTTTAGAATCTACCTCGGCAGTCCTACTCATGTGGGGGGCCTCTGAAGCCAATAGTGTTCCTGCGGCGCAAATCCATGTCaaacaggaggaagaggatgagtCCCGATCGGATCACCAAGAGTCCAGTCTGAATCTAGAGGAATCATATGACCCAAACACAGCTTCACCTTTAGATCAGAATTCGACCTCTGAGTCTCTTAGGGCCACAGAGACTGCCGCGTTGCCTGATTTTCCATACGACACGTTACCTCAGAGGCAGCGGATTTTAAACGGACGTGAGAGGCGCTTCCTGTGTGTTCTCTGTGGTAAGAGTTTTGACCGTCTGAGCCACCTGGACCGGCATCAGCGCGTGCATACTGGAGAGAAGCCCTACAGCTGTGGAACATGTGGCAGGAGCTTCACACAGAAAAGCAGCCTCAAGGGTCACATGCGAACACACACTGGTGAACACGGCTTCAGCTGCTCACAGTGTGGCATGAGCTTCCCCACACGAGCGAGTCGCTACCGGCACCACTGTAATTAA
- the LOC132845694 gene encoding zinc finger protein 1-like isoform X2, which yields MPACVSLETQISTVMESLTRVAVVEICKLINTECVEMRLEIRRSQKEIESLKGKILDLKREAQNPSLVAVSLTEPQANRRNEDNRFDDLSTVLDCQNEEQGKKTNNSAPLKNLQENEVQGSRNSLQNSGSKRNQTSMFCPSQSGVQLKESQILMDSLTTEAIADIQRLNTTSVKVEGVSPPVSTAKCVSEVYQSDRDNSNQFGSAEELWPQSHYSAHFHNKQLPKEDMNYKYGTDFNQINGHQSNEGNTNGLLLKTEENEEPLTKPTNELAPCEMMNSEALSWPSCASVNFPVSGGGPGCSSMVQQAIHASHSEHPAFHLSMTGEVEYTIEPEAKQGGGRTIQDMIQTTTLRQSATVSTMLTKAKALPIADMRHKLFTCSFCPKSFQSGADLKRHQRIHTGEKPYGCAVCGKRFSLRGNLVTHERAHSGSKPFICRQCGRAFAHGSNLRAHQRVHTGERPFHCSLCDKTFAWYYPFKRHLSLHFLNGQNS from the exons ATGCCGGCATGTGTGAGTCTGGAGACTCAGATTTCCACCGTGATGGAGAGTCTGACCCGAGTGGCGGTGGTGGAGATCTGTAAACTGATCAACACCGAGTGCGTGGAAATGCGCTTAGAGATCCGTAGGAGCCAGAAAGAGATCGAGTCTCTGAAAGGAAAAATACTGGATCTGAAAAGAGAAGCACAAAATCCGTCGTTGGTCGCGGTGTCTTTAACCGAACCTCAGGCAAATCGGAGAAATGAAG ATAACAGATTTGATGATCTCAGCACAGTGCTTGATTGTCAGAATGAAGAAcagggaaagaaaacaaataattcaGCACCATTGAAGAACCTACAGGAGAATGAGGTTCAAGGAAGCAGGAATTCTCTCCAAAATTCTGGGAGTAAACGAAATCAGACAAGTATGTTTTGCCCATCTCAAAGCGGAGTTCAGTTGAAAGAGTCCCAGATCCTTATGGATTCATTGACCACTGAAGCTATAGCTGACATTCAAAGACTGAACACCACGTCTGTAAAGGTGGAGGGTGTGAGTCCACCTGTCTCCACAGCCAAGTGTGTCTCAGAGGTCTATCAATCTGACC GAGACAACAGTAATCAATTTGGCTCTGCAGAAGAGCTTTGGCCACAATCTCATTATTCAGCGCATTTCCATAACAAACAGCTCCCTAAAGAAGACATGAACTACAAATATGGGACAGACTTTAATCAGATAAATGGCCATCAGAGCAATGAAGGGAACACTAATGGATTGCTTCTAAAGACTGAGGAGAACGAGGAGCCTTTAACCAAGCCAACAAATGAACTGGCACCGTGTGAAATGATGAACAGCGAGGCTTTGTCTTGGCCATCGTGTGCTTCGGTTAACTTTCCAGTAAGTGGTGGAGGTCCAGGCTGCTCTTCCATGGTACAACAGGCTATACATGCTTCTCACTCTGAACACCCTGCATTTCATCTCAGCATGACCGGTGAGGTTGAGTATACAATTGAGCCTGAAGCAAAACAGGGAGGAGGAAGAACTATACAGGACATGATTCAAACCACAACACTTAGACAGAGCGCCACAGTGTCCACAATGCTAACAAAAGCGAAGGCTCTGCCAATAGCTGATATGCGGCATAAGCTGTTCACCTGCTCTTTCTGTCCTAAGAGTTTCCAGAGTGGTGCTGACCTGAAGAGACATCAGCGCATTCATACAGGCGAGAAGCCGTATGgttgtgctgtgtgtgggaAGCGCTTTTCCCTCAGAGGCAACCTCGTCACCCATGAGAGGGCACACAGTGGCAGCAAGCCCTTCATTTGCCGCCAGTGTGGGAGAGCCTTTGCCCATGGCTCCAACTTAAGGGCCCATCAGCGTGTTCATACTGGAGAAAGGCCTTTTCACTGCTCTCTGTGCGACAAGACGTTTGCATGGTACTACCCTTTCAAAAGGCACCTCAGCTTGCACTTTCTGAATGGTCAAAACTCCTGA
- the LOC132845694 gene encoding zinc finger protein 267-like isoform X1: MPACVSLETQISTVMESLTRVAVVEICKLINTECVEMRLEIRRSQKEIESLKGKILDLKREAQNPSLVAVSLTEPQANRRNEDNRFDDLSTVLDCQNEEQGKKTNNSAPLKNLQENEVQGSRNSLQNSGSKRNQTSMFCPSQSGVQLKESQILMDSLTTEAIADIQRLNTTSVKVEGVSPPVSTAKCVSEVYQSDRKQCTNTHSHSAGDNSNQFGSAEELWPQSHYSAHFHNKQLPKEDMNYKYGTDFNQINGHQSNEGNTNGLLLKTEENEEPLTKPTNELAPCEMMNSEALSWPSCASVNFPVSGGGPGCSSMVQQAIHASHSEHPAFHLSMTGEVEYTIEPEAKQGGGRTIQDMIQTTTLRQSATVSTMLTKAKALPIADMRHKLFTCSFCPKSFQSGADLKRHQRIHTGEKPYGCAVCGKRFSLRGNLVTHERAHSGSKPFICRQCGRAFAHGSNLRAHQRVHTGERPFHCSLCDKTFAWYYPFKRHLSLHFLNGQNS, translated from the exons ATGCCGGCATGTGTGAGTCTGGAGACTCAGATTTCCACCGTGATGGAGAGTCTGACCCGAGTGGCGGTGGTGGAGATCTGTAAACTGATCAACACCGAGTGCGTGGAAATGCGCTTAGAGATCCGTAGGAGCCAGAAAGAGATCGAGTCTCTGAAAGGAAAAATACTGGATCTGAAAAGAGAAGCACAAAATCCGTCGTTGGTCGCGGTGTCTTTAACCGAACCTCAGGCAAATCGGAGAAATGAAG ATAACAGATTTGATGATCTCAGCACAGTGCTTGATTGTCAGAATGAAGAAcagggaaagaaaacaaataattcaGCACCATTGAAGAACCTACAGGAGAATGAGGTTCAAGGAAGCAGGAATTCTCTCCAAAATTCTGGGAGTAAACGAAATCAGACAAGTATGTTTTGCCCATCTCAAAGCGGAGTTCAGTTGAAAGAGTCCCAGATCCTTATGGATTCATTGACCACTGAAGCTATAGCTGACATTCAAAGACTGAACACCACGTCTGTAAAGGTGGAGGGTGTGAGTCCACCTGTCTCCACAGCCAAGTGTGTCTCAGAGGTCTATCAATCTGACCGTAAgcagtgcacaaacacacacagccattcaGCCG GAGACAACAGTAATCAATTTGGCTCTGCAGAAGAGCTTTGGCCACAATCTCATTATTCAGCGCATTTCCATAACAAACAGCTCCCTAAAGAAGACATGAACTACAAATATGGGACAGACTTTAATCAGATAAATGGCCATCAGAGCAATGAAGGGAACACTAATGGATTGCTTCTAAAGACTGAGGAGAACGAGGAGCCTTTAACCAAGCCAACAAATGAACTGGCACCGTGTGAAATGATGAACAGCGAGGCTTTGTCTTGGCCATCGTGTGCTTCGGTTAACTTTCCAGTAAGTGGTGGAGGTCCAGGCTGCTCTTCCATGGTACAACAGGCTATACATGCTTCTCACTCTGAACACCCTGCATTTCATCTCAGCATGACCGGTGAGGTTGAGTATACAATTGAGCCTGAAGCAAAACAGGGAGGAGGAAGAACTATACAGGACATGATTCAAACCACAACACTTAGACAGAGCGCCACAGTGTCCACAATGCTAACAAAAGCGAAGGCTCTGCCAATAGCTGATATGCGGCATAAGCTGTTCACCTGCTCTTTCTGTCCTAAGAGTTTCCAGAGTGGTGCTGACCTGAAGAGACATCAGCGCATTCATACAGGCGAGAAGCCGTATGgttgtgctgtgtgtgggaAGCGCTTTTCCCTCAGAGGCAACCTCGTCACCCATGAGAGGGCACACAGTGGCAGCAAGCCCTTCATTTGCCGCCAGTGTGGGAGAGCCTTTGCCCATGGCTCCAACTTAAGGGCCCATCAGCGTGTTCATACTGGAGAAAGGCCTTTTCACTGCTCTCTGTGCGACAAGACGTTTGCATGGTACTACCCTTTCAAAAGGCACCTCAGCTTGCACTTTCTGAATGGTCAAAACTCCTGA